From a single Glycine soja cultivar W05 chromosome 19, ASM419377v2, whole genome shotgun sequence genomic region:
- the LOC114399689 gene encoding uncharacterized protein At2g29880-like — protein sequence MGDSQENNKGKSRDKDNYVSWTMEDTNELLHLLVDAMNRGLRDANGSLSKQNVERIILPQLNAKTKFPKTYSHYLSRMKWFRNQYNMMSTLMRNNSGFGWDPIGKTFTAHEDVWKDYLKSHPSHSKLRGKSMVDYEYLKIVVGGGVSSGNNSISVDPDDTDATTFEPENRTVGIEEFSYDPNSDTFITPNNYEPAYQPPSPNQPSPPSHPPLDSEVPIEKQNCHKRRRSEYGGSSSAVGINNQGNVLENLSVGIGTIAVNFEKISNMMEKREKDRDRDRELEGIIWDVIKEIPNLDDITRFKTAELLNTKAKKDFFLKMSPEERSSWINFKLGNN from the exons ATGGGGGATtcacaagaaaataacaaaggaaAGAGTAGAGACAAAGATAATTATGTATCTTGGACTATGGAGGATACCAATGAGTTGTTGCACCTCTTGGTGGATGCTATGAATAGGGGATTGCGTGATGCCAATGGGTCACTTAGCAAACAAAATGTAGAACGAATAATACTTCCTCAACTCAATGCAAAAACTAAATTCCCTAAAACTTATAGTCATTATTTGAGTCGGATGAAGTGGTTTCGAAACCAGTATAACATGATGTCAACCCTTATGCGCAACAACTCTGGCTTTGGATGGGACCCAATTGGAAAAACTTTCACTGCTCATGAGGATGTATGGAAAGATTACTTAAAG tcccACCCAAGTCACAGCAAACTTCGAGGAAAAAGTATGGTTGATTATGAGTATTTGAAGATCGTTGTTGGGGGTGGAGTTTCTAGCGGGAATAATTCTATATCAGTCGATCCAGATGATACTGATGCAACAACTTTTGAGCCAGAAAATAGAACTGTTGGGATAGAAGAATTTTCATATGATCCTAATAGTGATACATTCATAACACCAAATAACTATGAACCAGCATATCAGCCTCCATCACCAAACCAACCAAGTCCACCATCCCACCCCCCTTTAGATTCAGAGGTTCCcatagaaaaacaaaactgtcaCAAGCGAAGGAGATCCGAGTATGGAGGGAGTTCAAGCGCTGTTGGGATCAACAATCAAGGCAACGTTCTGGAAAATCTTTCTGTTGGCATTGGGACTATtgctgtgaattttgaaaaaatatccaacatgatggagaaaagagaaaaagatagagATAGAGATAGAGAGCTCGAGGGTATTATTTGGGatgttataaaagaaattcCAAATTTGGATGACATAACGCGTTTCAAGACAGCTGAATTGTTAAATAC